A region from the Acyrthosiphon pisum isolate AL4f chromosome A1, pea_aphid_22Mar2018_4r6ur, whole genome shotgun sequence genome encodes:
- the LOC100569489 gene encoding uncharacterized protein LOC100569489, translating to MTDYAQEFTEMTEVAKTMIPLMRDMDDRGITEKWINRAKALQSRDVNVLKHRNNFMKYFMGVVKRTIAETGQYPNCCNWGKPEPGPFDKPMPPPKPLPYQCHWTPDKRTYVAIQPLPNRGAMVYMAVAEKPELGWDFPKKEKL from the exons ATGACAGACTACGCACAAGAATTTACCGAAATGACAGAGGTCGCAAAAACTATGATACCGCTAATGAGAGACATGgatg ACAGAGGCATCACCGAAAAGTGGATAAATAGAGCAAAGGCTCTGCAGAGCAGGGACGTGAACGTGTTGAAACACCGGaataatttcatgaaatatttcatgggAGTCGTCAAGCGGACGATCGCCGAGACCGGACAGTATCCGAATTGCTGCAATTGGGGA aaaccCGAGCCCGGACCTTTCGATAAGCCAATGCCTCCACCCAAACCTCTTCCATATCAATGCCACTGGACGCCGGACAAACGGACCTACGTGGCCATTCAACCGCTGCCAAACAGAGGTGCTATGGTCTACATGGCTGTGGCTGAAAAACCGGAACTCGGTTGGGATTTTCCCAAAAAAGAAAAGTTatag